In the Paenibacillus sp. FSL R7-0337 genome, TGAGCATTACTTTTACTTAAAAAGACTTACTCCAACAGTAACTCTTCGACGTTTGCTTGAAGCCTATGCTTTTGTACCAAGGATAAGGTTGTTCATCAGGGGCAACAAAGACGATATCCGCACCAAGCTCTTTGCATTTTTTCATGGATTCATAGATACATGCTTTGGCTAGTCCCTGATGTCTATACTTTTCTGCTGTCGCTAATGGTTCAATAAAGGCTGCCTTTGTATCCGAATCGAACCACATTCCGCAAAAAGATGCATAGCTTCCATCTGGAGCTGCAGCGACGGAGCAGATCTCTTGTTTATAGTCGAGCCATGCATGTTTTATGGGCAAATAGACATCGTCATCATAGGCAGGTGGTTCTCCTTCGTAATTAAATGCTCTCCACAGTAAATCATTCAGTTTCTCAAAATTGTACACTTCTTGTAGGCTCTTTATTTCAAATCCCACAGGAATAGGGACATCTTGTATCGGTTCGGATAAAGAGTATGTCAGAGTCCTGCCTTCGTCTCCCTTGGTGTATCCGTTGGCTTCAAGGCAAGCTTGTAATACATCTCCTTCATTTGCACCAATATTTAAATACTTATTCCCGTTATCATCTGTACCGGCA is a window encoding:
- a CDS encoding GNAT family N-acetyltransferase, with amino-acid sequence MGITFRTFKDVDVEKISKALGKSKYELNNIGKVTWDCFSKHPCFEMFHPEKIGIWEDDGEIVGRVSLDSPWYGDAIIYINPEYVELCPDLLQYAESTFAGTDDNGNKYLNIGANEGDVLQACLEANGYTKGDEGRTLTYSLSEPIQDVPIPVGFEIKSLQEVYNFEKLNDLLWRAFNYEGEPPAYDDDVYLPIKHAWLDYKQEICSVAAAPDGSYASFCGMWFDSDTKAAFIEPLATAEKYRHQGLAKACIYESMKKCKELGADIVFVAPDEQPYPWYKSIGFKQTSKSYCWSKSF